A stretch of Tachyglossus aculeatus isolate mTacAcu1 chromosome 3, mTacAcu1.pri, whole genome shotgun sequence DNA encodes these proteins:
- the LOC119925374 gene encoding olfactory receptor 14A16-like encodes MPNVSTVREFLLLGFSEIRELQLVHAALFLLVYLGALTWNLLIVAVTTLDRRLHTPMYLFLRHLSVLDLCLISVTLPKFVVFSLTDRRSISALGCVVQVFLVVVLATSELVVLTAMSCDRYAAICHPLRHEVIMSNTACGKMAAASWLSGVLFGVLYTASTFSLRFYGSDIVQQFFCDVPSLLKISCSKDHVAINVSFTGGVALSVVCFVSIFVRIFQAVLRMPATEGRAKAFSTCLPHLGVLTVFFSTAVISYLKPVSDSPSTLDLLVSVFYTVVPPTLNPLIYSLRNRDLKAALGRVLIGRFLLPPLREKICVSFCQYQPVALSKETGAMFGKHISVSAGEQRRADSSSLSIRGRRIQQSEEKGGTNPTQSGCNHDCVHKQRESICLYGSTLIPSIHCPNPGYPGCRKFISFYGYGPQFGLVVFFGGAEYFVLTVMSSDRYAASCALTSSRKKRPISCSGNHVAIYVSVTSSVALGVVCFVSIVVSYVCIFRVVLRMQAAEGRAKAFTTCLLHLAAVTFFLSTAFISYLKPVSDSTSVLDLWCPCSSPWCSLP; translated from the exons atgcccaacgtctccacggtgagagaattcctcctgctgggattctcggagatccgggagctgcagctggtccacgccgccctgttcctcttggtctacctgggGGCCCTGAcgtggaatctcctcattgtcgccgtcactaccctcgaccggcgcctccacactcccatgtacctcttcctcaggcacctgtctgtcctcgacctctgcctcatctctgtcacccttCCCAAATTTGTCGTcttctccctgaccgatcgtagatccatctctgCCCTGGGCTGTGTCgtccaggtcttcctggtggtcgttttggccacttcagagctggttgtcctcacggcgatgtcctgcGACCGCTATGCCGCTATCTGCCACCCCCTACGCCATGAGGTCATCATGAGCAACACGgcatgtggaaagatggcggctgcctcctggctcagcggagtaCTGTTTGGGGTTTTGTATACAGCTTCAACATTCTCCCTGCGCTTCTATGGGTCCGACATagttcagcagttcttctgtgacgtcccctccctgctgaagatctcctgctccaaggaccacgttGCTATCAATGTGAGCTTCACCGGCGGCGTAGCTTTAAGTGttgtctgcttcgtctccatcttcgtgcgcatcttccaggccgtgctgaggatgccggctaccGAGgggcgggccaaagccttctccacctgtctgccccacctcggcGTCCTCACCGTCTTCTTCTCTACGGCTGTCATCTCTTACCTCAAGCCCgtttcagactccccctcgaccctggacctgctggtgtccgtgttttacaccgtggtgccccccaccctgaaccccctcatctacagcctgaggaaccgggatctgaaggccgccctgggcagAGTTCTAATAGGGagattcctactccctcctttaAGGGAAAAAATTTGTGTTTCCTTTTG CCAGTATCAGC cggtggctttatctaaggAGACGGGGGCCATGTTTGGAAAGCacatctcagtgtccgcgggagagcagagaagggctGACAGCTCCTCGCTGTCCATCCGTGGCCGCCGCATCCAGCAGTCCGAGGAGAAAGGGGGCACCAACCCAACCCAGAGCGG TTGTAACCATGACTgtgtacacaagcagagagaaagcaTTTGCCTCTACGGCAGCACCCTGATCCCCTCCATCCACTGCCCAAACCCCGGCTACCCTGGCTGCCGG aaatTCATCTCCTTCTATGGCTATGGCCCGCAGTTTGGTCTGGTGGTTTTCTTTggaggtgcagaatattttgtcctcacggtgatgtcctctgACCGCTATGCCGCCTCCTGTGCTCTGACGTCATCACGAAAAaaacggcct atctcctgctctgggaACCACGTCGCCATCTATGTGAGCGTCACCAGTAGTGTAGCTTTGGGTGTCGtatgcttcgtctccatcgtcgtctcctatgTATGCATCTTCCGGGTCGTGCTGAGGATgcaggccgccgagggccgggccaaagccttcaccACCTGCTTGCTTCATCTCGCTGCCGTCACCTTCTTCCTTTCTACGGCCTTCATTTCCTACCTCAAGCCAGTGTCTGACTCCACCTCAGTCCTGGAcctctggtgtccgtgttcttcgCCGTGGTgctccctgccctga